DNA from Triticum aestivum cultivar Chinese Spring chromosome 7D, IWGSC CS RefSeq v2.1, whole genome shotgun sequence:
ATGTTGCACTCACCGTTTGCAACTGATGGTGCGCTCGGGGAGGTTTGGAACTGGGCGGGCGTTGCAAACACTCACCACCGCAAAAAAAATCGCCAACTTTGCGGCCGTCGCAACATCTCCCAAGTTACAGTCGACGTCGCACCACATCGCCCATGTTGCAGTGAATATCGCCAACATTGCGGCCGTCGCAACATCTCCCAAGTTACAGTCGTCGTCGCACAACATCGCCCATGTTGCAGTGAATATCACCAACATTGCGGCCGTTGCAACATCTCCCAAGTTACGATCGTCCTCGCACAACATCGCTCATGTTGCAGTGAACATCGCCGACATTGCGGCCGTCGCAACATCTCCCAAGTTGTAGTCGCAACATCTTTGTAACAAAATCCTCGAGCGCAACATGAGTCATGTTGCAACCCCTGAGTGTAACATGACTCATGTTGCAAAGCACTTGTAGTGCTGCTTTGGGGGCTAAAAATGGGGGGGGGGGATGGCTCCCCCTCTTTCTCAACAGCCAGTGCTCGCCGGGGAGATTGTTGTAGTAGCTTTTGcgtcttcttttttctttctgtaagacttggtgatttctcttaatggaaatcggagagagagctactccctccgtcccataatataagacattttttgataTTACACTAGTGTCAAGAAACGTTTTATATTATGGAACTGAGGAAGTATCTTttatcaaaaataaaaataaattagacGGCTATGTGACGGCTGGCTGTTCAAAAGACCAACCGGTTGGCGCAtagcattttcttttattttttaccaAGCTACTGCACCCATACACCGTAAGTCTGAGAGAAAATGATTCATGCAAAGCAAACTAGCTAGGTTAAGTTGTTCTAGAATTGCGCACAACGGCGTGTTAGCCTTTTTTTAAGAGCTAGCTAGGTTCTGAAGCTAGGTCCCATGGGCCCGATTGCCAAAGCAGAAAAAAGGCTGCTGCTTCAGCGGCAAACCAGCCACGGCTCAAGCCATGCAAAGGAAAGCTGACTCCGTGGATCCCATGGCTGGTGACGATTTCAGAGGAACCGATCGAGTGGCTGGAGAGGCGGCTGATCCGGCGCGGGGATCAGCCGGATGATGCGTAGCATCGGCCCAAAATTTATTGTTTGCTTGTTGTTTAATAAGCCAAGTCCCGCCAAATGTGGTGATCTGCTAGAAAGATAGGACCCAGATCCGAAATACTACAAAACTAAAAACGATTGTCCCCAGAATTGTGATCGCACAATGCAAATAAGCAATACCTGACAGAACTGTTCAAAACCACATCTCAATTCCGAAATTTCTAGCAGTGCTTTCCTTCCAGCAACTAAAATAAACCATGAAAATGATAACAGTCATAATTTTTTTTATCAATTATGGTGAACTCAATCATGAACAATTACCAAAATCTGAAGTACCACTAAAATTCTCTTCCTCTCCTGAAATTAATAAAAGAAGAAATATAGGAAATTCCTCGATCCAATACATGGAAGGAACATATCTATACACCTACTTCTCACACATCTTTTCTCCAAACTACTTCAGAATTTTCATAAGACACTGAGAGTTGTTACAACGATATGGtgagaaaacaaacaaaaagcttCTACATTCCAGTCCTAGGAGATCGAAACAAGAGAACCATCAAGTAACAGTCAACCACAGATTGAATTCCAAAACAGTAATGCGAAAGAATGAATTAGAACCACAGCTTGCAGTATCTGGTAATTGCAACAAACTACCAGTCCTCGAAGTACGCAGATATATTGTCTTGCATATTTTAGGCTAACAATCTCTTCTGAAGATTGCAAAGCCTGGCATGCCCTTAACTGTTTATTTAAATAATGTAATCATTGTCTAATTTTGCATAGCCATGCAAACAAGTTAACTGTTTTTAAATTAAATCTCACCATTACATTTGATTGTAGATCTAACCAAGGGTGTGGGGTGCATATGCAGTCTATTAATCTTGACATAAACTAAAAAGTGATTACATTGACGTGATGCAGTTCATTGGTCTTGATAGTTAGCTGATATAAGTGACATAATAAGTAAGGAATTTCACACAACGAAGGTGCCCGATCGATATACATATTCTAAATTCCCTACAAACCTCGAGCATGTTAGGAACACCTGGACATGCTTCCTTTGAAAGCTAGAAAAATATCTACGTAACATAGCACAAGTAGATGAAGAACTTTTGAATGATGATTTGGGGAGAGCTCTTGAAGCTATTAAATAGGTATAGACGGGGAGGATTGGATGAGCATTACAAATTCCAAGAGTCAGAGCATTGTCACTTATATTAGCTAATATCAGTACAGGGGGATGCAACTGAAGAATAGTAGATTCGTCAGAGATAAGTAGAGGGAATGCAACTGAAGAATAACAGTCGGTCCAGCAGTGATTTTTTTAAATGAATATATTTTGGTTGGCTCAAAATCCTCTTGTGTTCTGACGCTATGCAGCCATTGATTGAGAGTTCATGTTTTTTGTGGGATGAACAAAATAAACTTGGTGGCAGACTGAAACTTTTGGCGTCATGGTACGTCCCTCTTAATGGTTTACACCTCTTCTCAAATTCTGAAATTAAACAATACTCGTGCCTGGCCTCAGAAACCAGGTTCAGGAACAATTCCCTTCTTTTGTGTGCAGGTAAACACAATACTCATTGTTATTTGTACGGTTTATGGCAGGTCATTGTTGATGAGAATGGATAGGAAATTCAAAGTTAATGTAGCGGATAGCTTTGAACTACAGTTTTTGTGGTTATATCTCTGGTGATGATTGTAGCGGGTAACTTGTTGACGTATTTCCACCAGCATCTTTGGGATCCAAGTGTACTTCAGATTACCGTTCTATAGTTTACCTCTCTAAACAATTCAACTTCTGTTTACTGTTGTATATAGTTTACTTCTCTAATCAGTTCAACAAATAATATTATCACTGGCCCACTGAAAGATTTATTTGGTTCATTTGCCCGTCTGAATATGTAGTGGCCATAGAATTGACATAGCACAGGTTGAGTGTTGTACTTCTATTAGCAAAGATCATATGTGGTTCATATTTTCATATGATTTGCTCGTCAGCTAGTAAGACATCGCCTAGGAAGATACAAGCAGCCAAAACATGTAGACAACACCAGATTTTAAAATACCCTTCCCATCGGAGCTCCTTCAGTTTAGAGGATCTAAGGTATAGGTAATAGATCTCACCTGAATCAACAAGATGAGTACCTCTGAATGGAACAGATGGTGTACTACTCGATGGGGGTTGTGAGCTGATTGTAGTTCTATTGCTTCAGAGTTGTGAATATGCAGGTTGCACTATCCATACATACCTATTAGTTATTCATCAAAAAATCAGTGGACTTCATAAAATAGTTGAAATAATGCCACAATCCAATTTCATGGTCCTTGTATATGAGAGTGAACTTGTACAGTCTGTTACAGTATAAGAAATCACATACCTTGCCGTGATATTTGAAGGCAAGCCTACATGAAACACCAACATCAATAGTAGTCAGACAGTGTGCACAGCCGACTGCTGCTTCGTTCAGCCATGGCAGCACACACTCTACCCGCGACACCATGCCCCAAGGCATAAGCATGCTACCATTGTCAATTGGAGGACGGGGCAGCGACCTGCTGGCGCTGAGTAACGATTGTCGCCCGCATACCCTAGCGGGAGGCGATGTTCGTCGCCAGAGGACGAGAGGTTTAGCCCACCTGCAAGTTAACAAATCCAACAGCGATCAATCCGTCCCAACCTACTGACAACGAATCCACCTTGAAAGACAGAGCAACCAGATCGAATCTCACGAGCGCTCACTCCACCAAGACGCATCCAGTGAATCCACAGGCAGGACGGATCGACGGCACCGTACCTTTCCTCTCTGTTCATCGACCCACCCGCCACCGTCAGCCTCGCGACAGAGCATAGCGCTGCAAAGAGAGGAGGAGACAGGTCCTGGGATCTCACCTTCGGCaggcgacgtcggcggcggcggcaacccCGACGAAGATCTCCCTGGGGTCATGCCCCTCTCGGAACTCGACGGCGGCCGTGGCGAACCTCTGCCGCGGTGTCCCGACGGCGACCTGGAGGTCCACAatgaaggtggcggcggctcctccaggaccTCGGCGGCAGCAAAGGGATCTGCGATGGCGGCTAGGGCGTGGTTTCCGTCGACGTAGCGAATAGATCGGCGACGGCGAAGGgatcggcggcggcgatggcggctggGGCGTGGGTTCTCCTAATCTCGTCCTCGTAGCGAGACTGCCCTCGATcgtcagtttttttttctttttgcacgACGGGGCCTTGCATCCCTGGTTCATCCGTTTTTTCTTTCTTCCCACAGCTTATTTCCTCCGTTTTTTTTCTCGTGCCAGGGGCCTCGCTACGTGGTTTTCGCTGGGTTTTTTTTCTTGCTACGAGATCGCTACCTCAGGGGATCGTTACTTCGGAGGTGAAGGAGGACGGAAAAAAACCGAcgaaggtgggacgaaaaaaaaccatgataggtgggacgaaaataaacccggaacggagactaccaactgagacattaggagtagagatgctctacagatgtctccgatggtgtttgttgagttggcatagatcgagattaggatttgttactccgattgtcggagaggtatctctaagccctctcggtaatgcacatcactataagccttgcaagcaatgtgactaatgagttagttacgggatgttgcattacggaacgaataaagagacttgccaataacgagattgaactaggtattgagataccgacaatcaaatctcgggcaagtaacataccgatgacaaagggaacaacatatgttgttatgcggtttgaccgataaagatcttcgtagaatatgtgggagccaatatgagcatccagattccgctattggttattgaccggagatgagtctcggtcatgtctacatagttttcgaacccgtagggtccacacgcttaacgtccgatgacgatcggtattatgagtgtatgtgttttgatgtaccgaaggtagttcggagtcccggatgagatcacagacatgacgaggagtctcgaaatgatcgagacatgaagattgatatattgaaaggttatattcggacaccggaatagttctgaagtgtatcgggtattttccggagtaccgggggttaccggaaccccccggggggttattgggcgtCATGGGCCTAGTAGTGGAAGTGAAGAGGAAGGCCAAGAGGTGGCGCACGCcacccctagcccaaaccgaattggactagggggccaggccccctttccttctctcctccctctccttcccccttctcctagttggaataggaaagaggggggcgaatcctacttagagtaggattgccccccttggcgcgcctcctccccttggccggcctcctcctccctcccccctttatatacgtgggaggggaacaccccaaaggcacacaaaagtttttcttaaccgtgtgcggtgcccccctccacagaaacacacctcggtcatatcgttgcagtgcttaggcgaagccctgcgccggtaacttcatcattggcatcaccacaccgtcgtgctgatgaaactctccctcggcctcatttggatcaagagttcgagggacgtcatcgagctgtatgtgtgcagattgtggaggtgtcgtgcgttcggtacttgatcggttggatcgcgaagacgttcaactacatcaaccgcgttacttaacgcttccgctttcggtctacgagggtacgtggacacactcccccgctcgttgctatgcatcacatagatagatcttgcgtaatcgtaggtaatttttttgaaataatgtgttCCCCAACAATGTCAATATAGGTCGACTTACTTATCCAACATTCTCCTAATCTTCAAGCCTCTAGCATTGCCTTGATTTGCTCAAGCTTGTCCTTGCTACCATGGCCAGCATTGAGCAGCTCAACAACAACTGTCTCTAGCTCTTTCTTCTCTTGTGTAAGTAGAT
Protein-coding regions in this window:
- the LOC123171131 gene encoding uncharacterized protein — translated: MNQGCKAPSCKKKKKLTIEGSLATRTRLGEPTPQPPSPPPIPSPSPIYSLRRRKPRPSRHRRSLCCRRGPGGAAATFIVDLQVAVGTPRQRFATAAVEFREGHDPREIFVGVAAAADVACRREERYGAVDPSCLWIHWMRLGGVSARGLNLSSSGDEHRLPLGYAGDNRYSAPAGRCPVLQLTMVACLCLGAWCRG